A stretch of Arachis hypogaea cultivar Tifrunner chromosome 15, arahy.Tifrunner.gnm2.J5K5, whole genome shotgun sequence DNA encodes these proteins:
- the LOC112747635 gene encoding glutamate receptor 3.6-like isoform X1, which yields MLKVWFLVFIVLSNGFSSTGQDMHNSTVPDVVNIGALFNYNTTFGRTVKIAIRAALEELNANPSILGKTHLNVILQEDSKYRGFLSISEVLQVATKHTVAIIGPQSAVTAHVISHIANELQVPLLSFSALDPTLSSLQFPFFIRTSHSDLYVMTAIADFVDYYGWKDVIAFYVDDDSGRNGIEALGDKLAEKRCRISYKAPMSPEPTDEEITNVLVQVALAESRVIVVHVNIFLGRKVFDIAKSLGMMGSGYVWLATTFLSGILEMNTPFPAGFTNNIQGVITFRVYTPDSELKRRFASKWKNLTQGETANDPLGLSALGLYAYDTVHALAHALDAFFKQGNRITFSKDPKLSLLHGDNLGLDTLNIFNEGNLLRRSIYEVNMTGVTGTFRYTSDRDLVNPSYEIMNVVGTGFRSIGYWSNYSGLSVDPPEALSSKPANNSRAGKMLRPVIWPGDTTKKPRGWVFPNNGRLLKIGVPKSISYHEFVSQVPGTDTFEGFCIEVFLAAVNLLPYAVPYKFIPFGDDHSNPSATELVRLITTGEFDGAVGDITITTERTKMVDFTQPYIESGLVVVAPVKKTDSNAWAFLAPFTPMMWAVTAIFFLFVGAVVWILEHRVNDDFRGPPKQQIVTTLWFSFSTMFFSQKENTVSTLGRFVLIIWLFVVLIVNSSYTASLTSILTVQQLSSPIKGIESLVNGKDPIGYTQGSFAKNYLIEEIGINESRLVALNTPEEAANALKKGPHDGGICAYIDERAYMELFLSTRCDFTVIGQEFTRDGWGFAFPRDSPLAIDLSTAILEMAESGDLQRIHDKWLLRSACLSQGTKLEVERLNLKSFWGLYLICGFACFLALFIYLIQIVRQYIKHSSEEVHPADQSTSSSGSSRLRSFLSFVDEKEEKVKHRSKRRQTEMTSCRSSIVGSSISFSSNKDYAHSSPHKSDGGGEA from the exons ATGCTTAAAGTTTGGTTCTTGGTGTTCATTGTTCTCTCCAATGGGTTCTCATCAACTGGGCAAGACATGCACAATTCCACAGTACCTGATGTTGTAAATATTGGGGCTCTCTTCAATTACAATACCACTTTTGGTAGAACTGTAAAAATTGCGATAAGAGCAGCACTCGAAGAACTGAATGCTAATCCATCTATTCTTGGTAAAACACACTTGAATGTCATACTACAAGAAGATTCTAAATACAGAGGttttctgagcatttctgagg TTTTGCAGGTTGCAACAAAGCATACTGTGGCAATAATTGGTCCCCAGTCTGCTGTAACAGCTCATGTCATATCTCATATTGCTAATGAGCTCCAAGTTCCGCTGCTATCATTTTCGGCTTTAGATCCCACCCTTTCTTCACTTCAGTTCCCATTCTTTATTAGAACTAGTCATAGTGACCTTTATGTGATGACTGCAATAGCAGACTTTGTTGACTACTATGGGTGGAAAGACGTTATTGCTTTCTACGTCGATGATGATAGTGGGAGGAATGGTATTGAAGCTTTAGGTGATAAGCTTGCGGAGAAACGTTGCAGGATCTCATATAAGGCACCTATGAGCCCTGAACCGACCGATGAAGAAATTACAAACGTGCTTGTTCAGGTGGCTTTGGCAGAATCACGGGTTATAGTTGTTCACGTCAACATTTTCTTGGGCCGCAAGGTTTTCGATATTGCAAAGAGTCTTGGGATGATGGGAAGTGGGTATGTCTGGCTAGCCACTACTTTCCTTTCTGGTATACTTGAAATGAATACTCCCTTCCCTGCAGGATTTACAAATAATATTCAAGGTGTTATTACATTTCGTGTATATACACCAGATTCTGAACTCAAAAGAAGGTTTGCTTCTAAATGGAAAAATTTGACTCAAGGGGAGACTGCTAATGACCCCCTTGGATTAAGTGCTTTAGGTCTCTATGCATATGATACTGTTCATGCACTTGCTCATGCACTAGATGCATTTTTCAAACAAGGGAACCGAATTACTTTCTCAAAGGATCCAAAATTATCATTACTTCATGGAGACAACTTGGGTCTTGATACATTGAACATCTTCAATGAAGGAAATCTTTTGCGCAGAAGCATATATGAAGTTAACATGACCGGTGTGACTGGTACATTCAGGTATACATCTGACAGAGACCTTGTAAATCCTTCATATGAAATCATGAATGTGGTTGGAACAGGGTTTAGGAGTATTGGTTATTGGTCCAATTACTCTGGATTATCAGTTGATCCTCCAGAAGCTCTTTCTTCCAAACCAGCCAATAATTCCAGGGCTGGTAAAATGTTACGTCCGGTGATTTGGCCTGGAGATACTACCAAAAAACCTCGTGGTTGGGTTTTTCCAAACAATGGAAGGTTATTGAAAATTGGAGTTCCAAAAAGCATTAGTTACCATGAATTTGTCTCACAAGTACCAGGCACCGATACATTTGAGGGATTCTGCATTGAGGTATTTCTTGCTGCAGTGAATTTGTTACCTTATGCTGTCCCCTATAAATTTATCCCGTTTGGCGATGACCACAGCAATCCTAGCGCCACTGAACTTGTTCGTCTAATCACAACGGGT GAATTTGATGGTGCTGTTGGTGATATTACAATTACCACAGAAAGAACAAAGATGGTGGATTTTACACAACCTTATATTGAGTCTGGTCTAGTGGTGGTAGCACCAGTTAAGAAGACAGATTCGAATGCCTGGGCATTTTTGGCCCCATTTACGCCAATGATGTGGGCAGTCACAGCTATCTTTTTTCTATTTGTGGGAGCTGTTGTTTGGATATTGGAGCATAGAGTGAATGATGATTTTAGGGGCCCTCCCAAGCAACAAATAGTAACTACTTTATG GTTTAGTTTTTCAACCATGTTCTTTTCACAAA AGGAAAATACAGTGAGCACGCTTGGTCGCTTTGTGCTGATTATATGGCTATTTGTAGTTCTTATAGTTAACTCGAGTTACACAGCAAGTCTGACCTCAATTCTCACTGTGCAACAACTTTCTTCACCAATCAAAGGAATTGAAAGTTTAGTGAATGGAAAGGATCCTATTGGCTACACACAAGGTTCTTttgcaaaaaattatttaattgagGAAATTGGCATTAACGAATCCAGGCTTGTTGCTCTGAACACACCGGAGGAAGCTGCGAATGCACTAAAAAAGGGTCCCCATGATGGGGGTATCTGTGCATATATTGATGAGCGTGCCTATATGGAGCTCTTCCTTTCAACCCGGTGCGATTTCACTGTTATAGGTCAAGAGTTCACCAGAGATGGTTGGGGATTT GCCTTTCCACGAGACTCTCCGTTAGCAATAGACCTGTCAACAGCAATTCTTGAAATGGCAGAGAGTGGAGACCTACAAAGGATCCACGACAAATGGCTTCTGCGCAGCGCTTGCTTATCACAAGGCACAAAGCTCGAAGTGGAAAGACTAAACCTTAAAAGCTTCTGGGGCCTCTATCTGATCTGCGGCTTTGCCTGCTTCCTTGCTCTCTTCATATATCTCATACAGATAGTTAGGCAGTACATCAAGCACTCCTCAGAGGAAGTTCACCCTGCTGATCAGAGCACGTCGTCATCAGGGTCCTCGCGCCTTCGAAGTTTCCTTTCATTTGTAGACGAAAAGGAAGAGAAGGTTAAGCACCGTTCCAAGAGAAGGCAAACAGAGATGACCTCATGCCGAAGCAGCATAGTTGGATCATCCATTAGCTTTAGCTCCAACAAAGACTACGCTCATTCATCTCCACACaaaagtgatggtggtggtgaagCATAA
- the LOC112747635 gene encoding glutamate receptor 3.6-like isoform X2 encodes MLKVWFLVFIVLSNGFSSTGQDMHNSTVPDVVNIGALFNYNTTFGRTVKIAIRAALEELNANPSILGKTHLNVILQEDSKYRGFLSISEVLQVATKHTVAIIGPQSAVTAHVISHIANELQVPLLSFSALDPTLSSLQFPFFIRTSHSDLYVMTAIADFVDYYGWKDVIAFYVDDDSGRNGIEALGDKLAEKRCRISYKAPMSPEPTDEEITNVLVQVALAESRVIVVHVNIFLGRKVFDIAKSLGMMGSGYVWLATTFLSGILEMNTPFPAGFTNNIQGVITFRVYTPDSELKRRFASKWKNLTQGETANDPLGLSALGLYAYDTVHALAHALDAFFKQGNRITFSKDPKLSLLHGDNLGLDTLNIFNEGNLLRRSIYEVNMTGVTGTFRYTSDRDLVNPSYEIMNVVGTGFRSIGYWSNYSGLSVDPPEALSSKPANNSRAGKMLRPVIWPGDTTKKPRGWVFPNNGRLLKIGVPKSISYHEFVSQVPGTDTFEGFCIEVFLAAVNLLPYAVPYKFIPFGDDHSNPSATELVRLITTGEFDGAVGDITITTERTKMVDFTQPYIESGLVVVAPVKKTDSNAWAFLAPFTPMMWAVTAIFFLFVGAVVWILEHRVNDDFRGPPKQQIVTTLWFSFSTMFFSQKENTVSTLGRFVLIIWLFVVLIVNSSYTASLTSILTVQQLSSPIKGIESLVNGKDPIGYTQGSFAKNYLIEEIGINESRLVALNTPEEAANALKKGPHDGGICAYIDERAYMELFLSTRCDFTVIGQEFTRDGWGFVSLSTRLSVSNRPVNSNS; translated from the exons ATGCTTAAAGTTTGGTTCTTGGTGTTCATTGTTCTCTCCAATGGGTTCTCATCAACTGGGCAAGACATGCACAATTCCACAGTACCTGATGTTGTAAATATTGGGGCTCTCTTCAATTACAATACCACTTTTGGTAGAACTGTAAAAATTGCGATAAGAGCAGCACTCGAAGAACTGAATGCTAATCCATCTATTCTTGGTAAAACACACTTGAATGTCATACTACAAGAAGATTCTAAATACAGAGGttttctgagcatttctgagg TTTTGCAGGTTGCAACAAAGCATACTGTGGCAATAATTGGTCCCCAGTCTGCTGTAACAGCTCATGTCATATCTCATATTGCTAATGAGCTCCAAGTTCCGCTGCTATCATTTTCGGCTTTAGATCCCACCCTTTCTTCACTTCAGTTCCCATTCTTTATTAGAACTAGTCATAGTGACCTTTATGTGATGACTGCAATAGCAGACTTTGTTGACTACTATGGGTGGAAAGACGTTATTGCTTTCTACGTCGATGATGATAGTGGGAGGAATGGTATTGAAGCTTTAGGTGATAAGCTTGCGGAGAAACGTTGCAGGATCTCATATAAGGCACCTATGAGCCCTGAACCGACCGATGAAGAAATTACAAACGTGCTTGTTCAGGTGGCTTTGGCAGAATCACGGGTTATAGTTGTTCACGTCAACATTTTCTTGGGCCGCAAGGTTTTCGATATTGCAAAGAGTCTTGGGATGATGGGAAGTGGGTATGTCTGGCTAGCCACTACTTTCCTTTCTGGTATACTTGAAATGAATACTCCCTTCCCTGCAGGATTTACAAATAATATTCAAGGTGTTATTACATTTCGTGTATATACACCAGATTCTGAACTCAAAAGAAGGTTTGCTTCTAAATGGAAAAATTTGACTCAAGGGGAGACTGCTAATGACCCCCTTGGATTAAGTGCTTTAGGTCTCTATGCATATGATACTGTTCATGCACTTGCTCATGCACTAGATGCATTTTTCAAACAAGGGAACCGAATTACTTTCTCAAAGGATCCAAAATTATCATTACTTCATGGAGACAACTTGGGTCTTGATACATTGAACATCTTCAATGAAGGAAATCTTTTGCGCAGAAGCATATATGAAGTTAACATGACCGGTGTGACTGGTACATTCAGGTATACATCTGACAGAGACCTTGTAAATCCTTCATATGAAATCATGAATGTGGTTGGAACAGGGTTTAGGAGTATTGGTTATTGGTCCAATTACTCTGGATTATCAGTTGATCCTCCAGAAGCTCTTTCTTCCAAACCAGCCAATAATTCCAGGGCTGGTAAAATGTTACGTCCGGTGATTTGGCCTGGAGATACTACCAAAAAACCTCGTGGTTGGGTTTTTCCAAACAATGGAAGGTTATTGAAAATTGGAGTTCCAAAAAGCATTAGTTACCATGAATTTGTCTCACAAGTACCAGGCACCGATACATTTGAGGGATTCTGCATTGAGGTATTTCTTGCTGCAGTGAATTTGTTACCTTATGCTGTCCCCTATAAATTTATCCCGTTTGGCGATGACCACAGCAATCCTAGCGCCACTGAACTTGTTCGTCTAATCACAACGGGT GAATTTGATGGTGCTGTTGGTGATATTACAATTACCACAGAAAGAACAAAGATGGTGGATTTTACACAACCTTATATTGAGTCTGGTCTAGTGGTGGTAGCACCAGTTAAGAAGACAGATTCGAATGCCTGGGCATTTTTGGCCCCATTTACGCCAATGATGTGGGCAGTCACAGCTATCTTTTTTCTATTTGTGGGAGCTGTTGTTTGGATATTGGAGCATAGAGTGAATGATGATTTTAGGGGCCCTCCCAAGCAACAAATAGTAACTACTTTATG GTTTAGTTTTTCAACCATGTTCTTTTCACAAA AGGAAAATACAGTGAGCACGCTTGGTCGCTTTGTGCTGATTATATGGCTATTTGTAGTTCTTATAGTTAACTCGAGTTACACAGCAAGTCTGACCTCAATTCTCACTGTGCAACAACTTTCTTCACCAATCAAAGGAATTGAAAGTTTAGTGAATGGAAAGGATCCTATTGGCTACACACAAGGTTCTTttgcaaaaaattatttaattgagGAAATTGGCATTAACGAATCCAGGCTTGTTGCTCTGAACACACCGGAGGAAGCTGCGAATGCACTAAAAAAGGGTCCCCATGATGGGGGTATCTGTGCATATATTGATGAGCGTGCCTATATGGAGCTCTTCCTTTCAACCCGGTGCGATTTCACTGTTATAGGTCAAGAGTTCACCAGAGATGGTTGGGGATTTGTCA GCCTTTCCACGAGACTCTCCGTTAGCAATAGACCTGTCAACAGCAATTCTTGA
- the LOC112747635 gene encoding glutamate receptor 3.6-like isoform X3, translated as MLKVWFLVFIVLSNGFSSTGQDMHNSTVPDVVNIGALFNYNTTFGRTVKIAIRAALEELNANPSILGKTHLNVILQEDSKYRGFLSISEVLQVATKHTVAIIGPQSAVTAHVISHIANELQVPLLSFSALDPTLSSLQFPFFIRTSHSDLYVMTAIADFVDYYGWKDVIAFYVDDDSGRNGIEALGDKLAEKRCRISYKAPMSPEPTDEEITNVLVQVALAESRVIVVHVNIFLGRKVFDIAKSLGMMGSGYVWLATTFLSGILEMNTPFPAGFTNNIQGVITFRVYTPDSELKRRFASKWKNLTQGETANDPLGLSALGLYAYDTVHALAHALDAFFKQGNRITFSKDPKLSLLHGDNLGLDTLNIFNEGNLLRRSIYEVNMTGVTGTFRYTSDRDLVNPSYEIMNVVGTGFRSIGYWSNYSGLSVDPPEALSSKPANNSRAGKMLRPVIWPGDTTKKPRGWVFPNNGRLLKIGVPKSISYHEFVSQVPGTDTFEGFCIEVFLAAVNLLPYAVPYKFIPFGDDHSNPSATELVRLITTGEFDGAVGDITITTERTKMVDFTQPYIESGLVVVAPVKKTDSNAWAFLAPFTPMMWAVTAIFFLFVGAVVWILEHRVNDDFRGPPKQQIVTTLWFSFSTMFFSQKENTVSTLGRFVLIIWLFVVLIVNSSYTASLTSILTVQQLSSPIKGIESLVNGKDPIGYTQGSFAKNYLIEEIGINESRLVALNTPEEAANALKKGPHDGGICAYIDERAYMELFLSTRPFHETLR; from the exons ATGCTTAAAGTTTGGTTCTTGGTGTTCATTGTTCTCTCCAATGGGTTCTCATCAACTGGGCAAGACATGCACAATTCCACAGTACCTGATGTTGTAAATATTGGGGCTCTCTTCAATTACAATACCACTTTTGGTAGAACTGTAAAAATTGCGATAAGAGCAGCACTCGAAGAACTGAATGCTAATCCATCTATTCTTGGTAAAACACACTTGAATGTCATACTACAAGAAGATTCTAAATACAGAGGttttctgagcatttctgagg TTTTGCAGGTTGCAACAAAGCATACTGTGGCAATAATTGGTCCCCAGTCTGCTGTAACAGCTCATGTCATATCTCATATTGCTAATGAGCTCCAAGTTCCGCTGCTATCATTTTCGGCTTTAGATCCCACCCTTTCTTCACTTCAGTTCCCATTCTTTATTAGAACTAGTCATAGTGACCTTTATGTGATGACTGCAATAGCAGACTTTGTTGACTACTATGGGTGGAAAGACGTTATTGCTTTCTACGTCGATGATGATAGTGGGAGGAATGGTATTGAAGCTTTAGGTGATAAGCTTGCGGAGAAACGTTGCAGGATCTCATATAAGGCACCTATGAGCCCTGAACCGACCGATGAAGAAATTACAAACGTGCTTGTTCAGGTGGCTTTGGCAGAATCACGGGTTATAGTTGTTCACGTCAACATTTTCTTGGGCCGCAAGGTTTTCGATATTGCAAAGAGTCTTGGGATGATGGGAAGTGGGTATGTCTGGCTAGCCACTACTTTCCTTTCTGGTATACTTGAAATGAATACTCCCTTCCCTGCAGGATTTACAAATAATATTCAAGGTGTTATTACATTTCGTGTATATACACCAGATTCTGAACTCAAAAGAAGGTTTGCTTCTAAATGGAAAAATTTGACTCAAGGGGAGACTGCTAATGACCCCCTTGGATTAAGTGCTTTAGGTCTCTATGCATATGATACTGTTCATGCACTTGCTCATGCACTAGATGCATTTTTCAAACAAGGGAACCGAATTACTTTCTCAAAGGATCCAAAATTATCATTACTTCATGGAGACAACTTGGGTCTTGATACATTGAACATCTTCAATGAAGGAAATCTTTTGCGCAGAAGCATATATGAAGTTAACATGACCGGTGTGACTGGTACATTCAGGTATACATCTGACAGAGACCTTGTAAATCCTTCATATGAAATCATGAATGTGGTTGGAACAGGGTTTAGGAGTATTGGTTATTGGTCCAATTACTCTGGATTATCAGTTGATCCTCCAGAAGCTCTTTCTTCCAAACCAGCCAATAATTCCAGGGCTGGTAAAATGTTACGTCCGGTGATTTGGCCTGGAGATACTACCAAAAAACCTCGTGGTTGGGTTTTTCCAAACAATGGAAGGTTATTGAAAATTGGAGTTCCAAAAAGCATTAGTTACCATGAATTTGTCTCACAAGTACCAGGCACCGATACATTTGAGGGATTCTGCATTGAGGTATTTCTTGCTGCAGTGAATTTGTTACCTTATGCTGTCCCCTATAAATTTATCCCGTTTGGCGATGACCACAGCAATCCTAGCGCCACTGAACTTGTTCGTCTAATCACAACGGGT GAATTTGATGGTGCTGTTGGTGATATTACAATTACCACAGAAAGAACAAAGATGGTGGATTTTACACAACCTTATATTGAGTCTGGTCTAGTGGTGGTAGCACCAGTTAAGAAGACAGATTCGAATGCCTGGGCATTTTTGGCCCCATTTACGCCAATGATGTGGGCAGTCACAGCTATCTTTTTTCTATTTGTGGGAGCTGTTGTTTGGATATTGGAGCATAGAGTGAATGATGATTTTAGGGGCCCTCCCAAGCAACAAATAGTAACTACTTTATG GTTTAGTTTTTCAACCATGTTCTTTTCACAAA AGGAAAATACAGTGAGCACGCTTGGTCGCTTTGTGCTGATTATATGGCTATTTGTAGTTCTTATAGTTAACTCGAGTTACACAGCAAGTCTGACCTCAATTCTCACTGTGCAACAACTTTCTTCACCAATCAAAGGAATTGAAAGTTTAGTGAATGGAAAGGATCCTATTGGCTACACACAAGGTTCTTttgcaaaaaattatttaattgagGAAATTGGCATTAACGAATCCAGGCTTGTTGCTCTGAACACACCGGAGGAAGCTGCGAATGCACTAAAAAAGGGTCCCCATGATGGGGGTATCTGTGCATATATTGATGAGCGTGCCTATATGGAGCTCTTCCTTTCAACCCG GCCTTTCCACGAGACTCTCCGTTAG